A portion of the Pectobacterium brasiliense genome contains these proteins:
- the fabI gene encoding enoyl-ACP reductase FabI, with protein sequence MGFLTGKRILVTGVASNRSIAYGIAQAMQREGAELAFTYQNDKLKARVEGFASELGSSIVLPCDVAEDASIEALFTELANVWPNFDGFVHSIAYAPGDQLDGDYVDAVTREGFSISHDISSYSFVAMAKACRKMLNPNSALVTLSYLGAERAIPNYNVMGLAKASLEANVRYMANAMGAQGVRVNAISAGPIRTLAASGIKDFKKMLSHCEAVTPIRRVVTIEDVGNSAAFLCSDLAAGISGEVLHVDGGFSIAAMNELELK encoded by the coding sequence ATGGGTTTTCTTACCGGTAAGCGCATTCTGGTAACAGGTGTTGCCAGCAACCGTTCTATTGCCTACGGTATTGCACAAGCAATGCAGCGCGAAGGTGCCGAACTGGCCTTCACGTATCAGAACGACAAATTGAAAGCACGCGTTGAAGGCTTTGCCAGCGAACTGGGTTCCAGCATCGTTCTGCCGTGTGATGTCGCTGAAGATGCCAGCATCGAAGCACTGTTTACCGAACTGGCTAACGTATGGCCGAACTTTGATGGCTTCGTGCACTCCATTGCTTACGCGCCGGGCGACCAACTGGACGGTGACTACGTGGATGCCGTTACCCGTGAAGGTTTCAGCATTTCTCACGATATCAGCTCTTACAGCTTCGTCGCGATGGCGAAAGCCTGCCGTAAAATGCTGAACCCGAACTCTGCGCTGGTTACCCTGTCCTACCTGGGTGCTGAGCGTGCCATCCCTAACTACAACGTAATGGGTCTGGCAAAAGCGTCTCTGGAAGCGAACGTTCGTTACATGGCGAATGCGATGGGTGCTCAGGGCGTGCGCGTTAACGCCATTTCTGCGGGCCCGATTCGTACACTGGCTGCATCCGGCATCAAAGACTTCAAGAAAATGCTGTCGCATTGCGAAGCCGTTACACCAATCCGCCGTGTCGTTACCATTGAAGACGTGGGCAACTCTGCTGCGTTCCTGTGTTCCGATCTGGCAGCCGGTATCTCCGGTGAAGTTCTGCACGTTGACGGTGGCTTCAGCATCGCTGCAATGAACGAGCTGGAACTGAAGTAA
- a CDS encoding FAD:protein FMN transferase: MPSVDNAYAYSVHLMGSPILLKLFVHDETAVRQVFQRIKQLEDRLTVNRAQSEVMSINHAAGKEYVSVSPVVFELIKRAKAVSLIENSGFNVAIGPVVKLWKIGFSGSTVPDMESIQRALALTHPERIILREQDCAVLLESAGMEIDLGAIAKGYIADIVRDVLHQHAIQDALINLGGNVLAIGSALTDEQGLWSVGLQKPFADRDSLLGLIKVKNKSVVTSGVYERFFTVDDRIYHHIIDPRTGYPLDNELHSVTVISNDSLDGDIYTTLLYGMGISAGINFLQNRPDIEAIFVTKVREIIFSSQRNYRFELLDKDYSVQVVNCAA; the protein is encoded by the coding sequence ATGCCTTCTGTCGATAACGCCTATGCCTATTCCGTTCACCTGATGGGCAGCCCGATTCTGCTCAAACTGTTTGTCCATGATGAAACCGCCGTCAGGCAGGTTTTCCAACGCATCAAACAGCTCGAAGATCGGCTAACCGTTAATCGAGCGCAGTCGGAAGTGATGAGCATCAACCATGCGGCGGGAAAAGAGTACGTTTCGGTCAGCCCGGTTGTCTTTGAGCTGATTAAACGCGCCAAAGCGGTGAGTCTGATTGAAAACAGCGGCTTTAATGTTGCGATTGGCCCCGTCGTGAAACTATGGAAAATCGGTTTTAGCGGCAGCACGGTGCCTGACATGGAATCGATACAACGGGCGCTGGCATTAACACATCCCGAACGTATTATTCTCAGAGAGCAGGACTGCGCCGTGTTGCTTGAAAGCGCCGGAATGGAGATCGACCTGGGCGCGATTGCGAAAGGCTATATTGCCGATATCGTCCGGGACGTGCTGCATCAACATGCGATTCAGGATGCGCTGATCAATCTGGGGGGAAACGTGTTGGCTATCGGCAGCGCACTGACGGATGAGCAAGGGCTATGGAGCGTCGGGTTGCAGAAGCCTTTCGCGGATCGCGATAGCCTGCTGGGCCTTATTAAGGTGAAGAACAAATCCGTGGTGACATCCGGCGTCTATGAACGCTTTTTTACCGTGGACGATCGTATCTATCATCATATTATCGATCCCCGGACGGGTTATCCGCTGGATAATGAACTGCACAGCGTCACGGTCATCTCGAACGACTCTCTCGACGGCGATATCTACACCACGCTGCTTTATGGCATGGGCATCAGCGCAGGCATTAATTTTCTACAAAATCGACCGGATATCGAAGCGATATTTGTGACAAAAGTACGAGAGATTATTTTCTCTTCGCAGCGGAATTATAGGTTTGAATTGCTGGATAAGGATTATTCGGTCCAGGTTGTGAACTGTGCCGCGTAA